Genomic window (Culex pipiens pallens isolate TS chromosome 3, TS_CPP_V2, whole genome shotgun sequence):
tttggcagggtggaaattgcttttaaatcaacaaaattgcaaaacatttttgaaaacattgattgcAAGCAGTTTAATAAATCAgcaaaacaaagccgatcgcaaactaCTTCGACTCAGCTTTGAGCGACAACGCACAATCGGCTCTCTGAACCactcgctgtactacccgattggagtgagagggagagcaaacagagagtattcagtagcgatcggtgtggaagtgacaaacggttgGAAACGGTCAGATGAGATTTTTGTCGCATTATATTTGAAATGCTGGAATTGGAAAGATTTTATTGGGTCTCTTAGAAAAAGTcagaaataacaatttaaaatggctgtaaaaattatttcaaattttaaggccattattttcaaatatagaaaaatactaaaacgcGTTTTGCTCTAAACATGATTTggcctaaaattttcaaatatgggCAGTCAAGCAATCATAAATACACGACTTTTCAGAGAATATCACAGATAACCCAACTCGCGCGCGTCACCAGAGCCAAACTCAGTTGATACCGCGTACTCGTATACGACCAGAGTACCAGCACAGGTGATCCATCATTGCGTCGCAaagataacaaataaaaaaaaaacgacttgCTATGATTAGGAGGGGGGCTTCTGGTGTGGGAACACGATGTTATCTATGCATGATTGCCATACCATCGTGCCATTAAAAGCCCCCTATCGAAGTCATTCGTGAGGCAACACCTGATTGTTAAACATCTTTCGGTACTATGGACGTCGAACATCCGGTTGTGCCGACCCAGTACGGTCCAGTTAGGGGGGTTCGTAAGTTGGCCGCAACGGGGGTTGATTACTACAGCTTCCAGCGCATTCCGTACGTGCAGCCTCCCGTTGGAGAGCTGAGATTTAAGGTAGGGTTTTGGGGTATTGATTGTGGAATTTGTTGTaaggttgatttttttaggATGCTCAACCGCCGAAACCGTGGACGGAACCGTTGGACTGTACCGTCCAAGGCCCGGGTGGATATCAGTACAGTAAGCTGCTGAACAAAATCATTGGAAGTGAAGATAGCTTGCACATGAATGTGTTCACGAAGAACGTAAGTTGAGTAGACCTTTGAACTGTTGGTGGTGCTGTTGTCGTGGTTATTGTATATATGATTAAAATTGTAGCTCAATAGCAAGCAGTTACTGCCAGTGATGTTGTACATCCACGGTGGAGCCTTCATGAGAGGATCTAGTGGAGTGGAGATGTACGGACCGGACTATCTGATACAGAAGGATGTGGTGTTCGTTTCGTTCAACTACAGAATAGGCGCACTTGGTATGATTTTTGATTCCTTGGTAGACAACCTTGAAGAATGCTCAACTATCCTTCAGGGTTCATCTCGTTCGATTCTCCCGTGCTGGGACTTCCGGGAAATGCCGGACTGAAGGACCAGAACCTCGCGCTTCGCTGGGTGGTGGACAACATCGCCAACTTTGGGGGTGACCCGAAGAACATTACGCTGTTTGGAGAGAGTGCCGGTGGTTGTTCCGTGCACTACCACATGGTGTCGGACCTGTCGCGGGGATTGTTTCAGCGCGCGATCGTAATGTCCGGCTGCGTGCTGAACAATTGGTCCGTGGTTCCACGAAGAAAGTTTAGCGAACGGCTGGCCAAAGCTCTAGGCTGGAATGGGCAAGGTGGCGAGCGGGCCGCTCTGGAGGTGCTCGTGAAGGCAGATCCGGAGAGCATTGTTCGCGAGCAGGAGGTTTTGCTGAATGAGAATGTAAGAAAAAACAACTTGTTAGCTTCAATAGTAGATACTTAGTGAATTTCATTTGTAGGAGATCGAAAATCGCATCCTATTCTCATTTGGACCAGTTATCGAGCCATACGTTACGAAAAATTGCATGATTCCAAAGGATCCAGTGGAGATGTGTCGTGAAGCTTGGAGTAACGAAATTGACATCTTAATTGGTGGAAACTCGGAGGAGGGTCTGTTCTGTCTCAACGGGATCAAGGAGAATCCCGCGATCATGAGTAACTTGAAGGACTTTGAGTACCTGGTTCCGCTGGAGCTGGACTTGGTCAGGACTTCTCAAAGATGCAAGCATGTGGGCAAGCAGATGAAAAAGTTCTACTACGGTGAAACGGAACCGTCGTTTGAGAATCGAGAGGGTTACCTTACGGTAAGATGATCATTACGCGTTTCAATATCTGCTACAAGCGTAGTTCTACACAGCTGATGACCGACAAGCTATTCCTGCACGGACTGCACCGTACGATCCTGTCTAGACTCAACTCGAAGAAACCATCGAAGACCTTTCTGTACCGCTTCTCCGTGGATTCGGACACCTACAACCACTACCGGATCGTGTTCTGCGACAAGAACGTGCGCGGAACGGCCCATGCCGACGACCTGTCGTACATCTTTAAAAACGTGTTCAACGATCCACCGGCGAAGGATACCTTCGAGCATCGCGCGATGATGAATATGGTAAGGAGGACTTCTTGGTTTTCTTTCTTTTATGTAGAGTAATTGAATGCTTACAGGTCGGCCTGTTCTCAACGTTCGCGAGCAACAATGGAAATCCCAACGGAGAGCTGATCAACGAATGGGAATCGATTGCGACGCCAACGGGACCGTTCAAGTGTCTCAACATCAACAACGACGGTTTGCAGTTTATTGAGTATCCGGAGCAGGAACGAATGCAGTTTTGGGATTCACTGTACAGCAAAGATAAACTTTATTAGCGATCATAAGTGTGttacaaatacaaatttattGTAGTTTCAAGTGTTCAATTTTGCTGCCTGCAGCAAGGCAGATTTGTTCCGGGGTTGAGGGtgtcactgaaataaaaatacacgttaGATTTATTCGTAATAACTCATGCGATCTCTCTTACCTATTGTGTACCATTCATCCGAAAGTCCAGCATCCTTGCGGGCAGAGTTCAGCGCGTGTCTCAGCGCAAACAGCAGCGATACCGTCATGTTCAGCGCCGGTTCTCCGGTGGTCTTCGAACGTAGCACAAAGGTCTCGTTGAAAGTATTGTGCAGCAGCTTAACCCGGAAATCCACCGGAATATCCTTCGCTCCCGGAAGGTGGTAGTTCCACGTTCGATTCGTCAGAAGCTGTCCGTTGTCGTCACTGTAGATCAAGTTTTCAGTGAAGTACAGCCCGATCCCCATCACGAACGCTCCCTCAATCTGTCCGACGTCGATCGCCGGGTTGATGCTCTCCCCAGTGTCTTCCAGAATGTCAACTCGACGCACAAGCACGTTTCCGGTCAGAACATCCACCTCAACTTCGGCACAGCTGAGTCCGTAGACTTGGTAGTTCTGGATGTCCCCTGCTTTGTACTGGTACATGGCGCACAGGTCGATCGTAAGCTTGTGACAGCGTTGCGTTATCTGCTCCCAGGACTCTTCCGGGAACTCGTCCCGCACCGGTTTGATGCGGTTCAGCAGAATCTCGCAAGCATTCTTGACCGCGAAGCTAGCTGCTTCGCTGGTCATGCTACCGCCGGAAACGCTAGCGTTCGGTGAGGTTAGACTGCTCATCGTTTTAATACTGATTTTGCTCATTGGGATGCCCAAGATGTGAGCCGCCACTTGGGTTACCTTGGTGTTGACGCCTTGTCCCATGTCGATTCCGGCTGTAGTGATCGAGACCGTTCCATCGATGTGGTAGATCGAAACTAGGGCGTGCATTTGACCGAAGAACACCTGCGGATATTCCATGGGAACGATCGCGATGCCGCGCTTCTTCCAGCGATTCGCTTCGTTGAATCTCTCAATCTCCTGCTTGCGCTGCTCGTATTGGACATCCCGGACAAACTCCGGAAGCAGTTCTCGTATTTTGTGGCTTTCACTCATGTTTGCCAACCTCACCTCCAGTGGATCTTTCCCCAAAGCGTGAGCAATGTGTTCCATGATATTCTCGGCCATGGTGATCCCTTCGTTGGTTCCCGGACCACGACACCAGGTATTGCTGGCAGAGTTGGTAACAGCTGCCTTCCCAACCAGCTTCCACCGGCTTGCATCGTAGCAATTCTTGTAGAACTGCGCCGTAACCCACTCGATGGGTTCGTTCAAGCTGCACCCGTAGTCCTCCAAGTAGTTGTTCAACAGCTTACAGATCCTACCGTCCCCATCCACTTCAACTTGGTAGTTGCTGATGCACGAGGCACGCTTACCAACCGCCTCCATGTTAGTCTCCAGCGACGGGATCAACCGAACAGGTCGCTGACTAAAGTGTGCGGCTATGGCACAGGCACAAGCAAATTGCGAAGCTCGCGAGATCTTCGAACCGAACGCCCCTCCCAACCGTTTGACGTAAAAGTTCAAGCTATTCTCCGGTACGTTCAACGCTTGCGCAACGGCAATTTGACAAATGTCCACCCACTGAGTCGAGCTGTACACGTCCATGCCGTCTTCCGTCGGTACGCAGATGCACATCTGGGACTCCATCGAAAAGTGGAACTGCCCGGGCAGTTCAAAACGACCCTCGATCTTCCTGTACTGGCCCTCAACCTTACCGTATTCCTCCCCCTCTTGATCGTACGGTTGATCGTGGATCCGATCCTGAGCTCCAGCGTCCAGCACGCGCTTCAACGTCGCCAAAACAGGTTCCCCATCGGGTTCACCGTAGCTAACCTGCACCAATTTCGCAGCCCGATGGGCAAGCTCAAACGTTTCCGCCAGGATCACCCCAATCGGTTGCCCGTAGTACAGCACCTCACCGCTGCAGAAGATCTCCTCGACTTCGGCGTTGTCCAACTCCGTTGGCATAAAGTCGTTTCGTCCGGGGATGTCTTTGGCGCTGTAAAAACCATGCACGCCGTCCAGATTCATCGCCTGTTCCGGGTCAATGCTGAGGATCTTGCATCTGGGACGCGTAGCGAGGACCAGCGCACCGTACAGCTCGTTCGGAACGTTTGGGAGATCTTCAATGTACTTGGCTTCACCGACTGTTTGGGCGAGACCCTCCACCTTGGGGACGTCCTTGTTCATGGGCCAGTTTTTCTGGATGGTTTGGAACTCCTGCTTGCTGGTGGTTAGTGGACGGTGCAGACCTTGGGCTGCGGATTGGTATTTTGAGGTTATCGGGATCTGATGTTTGGAGGCAATGTCCAAGATGGCGCGGTATAGCAGGGTAGTTGTTAAAAGCTTGCGATATTCAACGGAGGAGTCTCCAGGTTTCTCTTCTGGAGCAATCTCTGATGAGAGGATCGTGAAGGCGTTTTGTAGAACTTCGTCAGAAAAGATATTTTTACCACGCACGAAGTTCTCCGTGTTGGAGGCATGAATAAACGTTGAGTTGATTCCTCCAAAGCAAAGCGATGCCGATGTCACTAAAGATTTGTCCGCGTTGAATTCGAACAGAAATGCAGCGTTAACGTACGCGTGGACGCTCTGAGCACGTGGCATCACTTTGAATGATCTAAACTCAAACTTATTAGCATTCAGAGGAGGAAGAACAACGTTCAGAATAACTTTCTTGTTTAGATTCAATTTGGGAAAATCTTCAACTAGCACGGTGTTCAGCTTGCCACCAGCTTCAGCTgaaattaatattaaattataaaattaaacaaattttccacaaaacaaacaacaaaccaatCGTCAACTTAGCCCCCACCGCAGCCAAAATCAGGAACAAATCCGACGGAAACCCGTTGTGCTGATTTTTCATCCAAAGATTTCCCGCAATCGTACCCGCGTTCCGAACCGGGACGTTTGCGATAAAGTCGACGTGTTTGGCGAGCTCGGTGCAGTAGCGGAAATCAGTGCTCTTTACAGCCGCTTCCGTCAATATTTGCAGCAGCTGTGTCAACGTGGCGCTTGCCCCAACCGTCAGCGAGCTGCTCCCGAGGGAGTGGTACTTGAGCTCCTCGATGGAGCTGATATCGATGAAAACCTCCAGGCTGTCGGAGCGACGGTAGACACCTGGAATAGAgaggaaaatattttgttttaaattactttGTTTGGTTAGTTAATggcaattgaaaaatattataaaataatcGTAACTcggaagttttgaagtttaaacaaacaacagaattgaattttattgaatttccagtGAAAGAATAAAGTTGTAAATTTCGGGTACAAATGAAATGATACAGTGTTAAGAAGCAAAGCGCAAAGCTTGGTTTCTTCGATTTTTATATCATTTATATCCAACATATAAAACATTGTTCTTTTGCAGGAAATCCACTAAACTTCAATTCTATCGATTGGAGCTTAATCAGGGATCCCAAATCAATCAAACCTTGATGATACTGAAGCGTTGACTaacatcaacttaaaaaatttcTATTAAGTATAAAAACTTAAATGTGGTAGTAAAGCTTAAATTTatcgtaaattttaaaatttcgaactAAATTCCAGCAATTTCCCTTATAAGCCAAAATTATGCTGAtataagccaaataaaaaatattctttgaaaatcCTCTCGATTACTTAGTATTTAACTGATCCATTCTTAATTTGATTCCAAATGTCCagacaaaaatatgtatttttttttaaattttcgtgaaacccaggaaaaaaaaagaaaaatattttttgaaagagttataatgtcttaaaaataataataataataaaacaaaaagcaCGGGTATAAAGTCGATTTGAAATCAACTTATTATGCGATAACCAAACCTCGTCTAAACCCATTTTATCTCCCAGTATTGCGTCGTTTATCAGTCAACTGCTTTTATTTTTCACACAAATAGATTGTGAACACAATCAAGAGATGTGATACTTACCgtgtgcagtgttgccagcgacCAGCATGTACGGCCGCGATCCAATCTTCTCCAAAATTGCAAACACATCCTGCACGTTGTACACCTTGTGCCATTCGCGTTGATTTTCAAACACCAGATGCAGCCCTTTCTTGGCCAGTGGACCACACCGACCTTGACATGGTTTGCCGGTGTTTTGACAAATTTTCGGCAGCTCCTCAATATCTTGACATGCCACCTTGAGACAAGGTTCGGCATCGACTGCCAGCGATTTGAACGCGTCCAGAATCGGTCGATACCCGGTGCACCGACAGAGGTTTCCTCCGAAGGCGTTCTCGACCTCCTGCATGGTGACTTGACCGCCCTTGGACTCGAGCAAGCTGTACATGTTCATGACCATACCGGGTGAGCAGTACCCGCACTGGGTTCCGTTAAAGTGCGCGAGTCGTTGCTGGACCGCGTGGAAGCCCTTGGTTTTGTTGCCGATTCCTTCGACCGTTACGATGTCCAGCCCGTGGCAGGAGAACACCGGGAGAAGGCACTGTTGGAAACAAATGTTTACGAATTCGAAACAAAGGTTTGtgatttaaagaaaattctTACTGAATTAACTGCCCAGCTTTGAAGCTCCTTCGTGACCGGATGTTCACTGTTTACGTTTACGATACAGGCTCCACAACCGCCTTCGCGGCAGACCAATTTGGTTCCACTTAATTGAGCATTCTTGCGAATGAATGATCCCAAAGAGGTCTCAATTGGGACTTGATGGGGATTAACTgcgaattgtatttttttaagtataaaattATAAGCTAGTAAATTGAGACATTTTACACACCTTTAAACAGTTTCCCGTTGATTGTAAATATCACTTCCATTGTCGTAAATAAATTATTCCAAAAAACGCCAATAACTTATCACAAACCGTCCACTTCGGTCTACCTCAACAAACTGACTATCGGTCTGAGTTAAACAGTGCGTCTATATATAAACCGACTTGAAATCTACACACTGTTTTGGGTCGCGATTCTTCCAATATCAACGTATAGAATAGGACGCAAATTCGCGAGCTAGTATTTGTGGGGTTACGCCAAAATATCCACGCGTTCCGAAACCAAGTCATCAGCAGAAAAGTTTTCGAACAACACTTGAGACGCGAATGAATACTGGCGAAGGAAGTTGTTGGTGGTATTGTTGAACGCGAGAGACAGAGATTGTGATTAGAAtcaatattgattgaaagctttGACGAGGAGCTGATAGCACTCGTAAAGGGCTTTTGTGGGGAATTGCAGTGGAATAATAATTTACAGGAGCAAATTAACTTAGAACAGTGGTCACTAAACTGCGGCCCGCGGACTGCTTTAGGAATTAGTATGGAATTTGGCTCTCTGAACAAGTCTTCTTTTAATAgagaaaataaattataaaaaaataaatttaatcaactGCCGCTCTACGCATAATTTTCCTATGTCATTTTTAGTCGCttctgactttttgtcatttttaggtttagtttgacgtttacttttcgaaaaacacataaaatctagtactttgttcggaaactcattgaaatCATCTCTCTAGGTcaaagtcacgttaataaaataaacaacaacaacattaaaaacatcactaagtctgtttgtcccatcgttgtacttctacgcataatagtctcaccaagtattttctttcacgaaatgatcagttttacgaagtattgtgtcttgtttacctattgtaGAGCAAGAGGATTACGAATAAAAGTGTTAAACTAATAACTGGGATGATTAGGGACTTATGGAGTGAATAGGGACAATTATGcgaagaaacaaaaaaacggtcaaaaaatttcaatcgcgtttttctcagttgcacttttttgtacacaattatgcgtagaacggcagtcaAATAATGTGAAATCACAATTTAATATTAATACCTACAATATTTAGCAGTACTTGGGAAGTTAATAAGCGTTATCTTATTTTCCTAAAGGATatgtaaaactttaaaatttgttgaataaaaagtaataaaaacctgaatttcttttttgaaaCCTAAACTATAAATAAAGTTGTGTTTCAAATAATAACTTTTGTTGGTCTAAAAAGTTAGCTTATAACAGAAAAAATGTCGAACTGTTTATCATAAGGTTAAATTCTATGAATCACTTCGGGTCTTtctgcaaattttcaaaattaaattcattgaattcagatcaaatcatcaatttttagcTAAATTAAAGCATTATTTCAAAACAGCTAAAAACAATGCACAAAAGAACGGTGAAGCtacaattaaattgaaaaaatgacattgaaccatttttcaaaattctccttTTTGCGATAAATAACTCGAAACCGTATAATCTAATTGAAATCAAAACTTTCTATCAAGCAGCAGATATAAATCGTATTCACAATCAGCAAAATCAAGTAATAGTGTAGTTTGTTTTTTCAAtgcatattttcaaagaaataatagcaaaaaaaaatgagatcgGTTATTCATAGATTGATGCAGGCATGGTTTATAAATTCTGCTTTTTTACCTTTACAAATAATTAACAGTATTTGAatcataattttcttttttacctaTTCAACGTTCAagaacatttctagagttttttttaaaggacctataaactattgtcttttatatgtttataggacctattcaaaaaaaaaaaactctagatttttaatAACTGTCCAAAttcaatcatatttttaattgattttattgcagtttttttttagatttctcaGTACTTGCtaacaaaaactgaaatatttatctcttgaaagaaaatttttgtttgctcCCAGCTAAATCTAAtgattcaaaacaaatatttcaatcgTTTTCAATAATAAATTACTCACTTTacgaaattcaacaaaatatttaaaattttagaaaaaataaatttctgtgAATAAACAATCATTGAAAAGAGTAGCGAAATGTTTCAAGCTTAAAAGAGAGTTTATTCCAAATATATTAGTAAAACTATAAAATATTGGTGGAGTGTAAATTGAATATCaaacgaaattaaaaatattctttttgcgcagaaaatttaataagaTGGGTTTGATATGGatgtgtattttgtgaaaatttgaaagttggaaataaattacttttgaaactcaaatgaaaaagttctgcagaaattaaatttatcaaaatgcaacttttgaacttatattttttcaattttgagtaatttttataattattttacatGCGGCCCACGATAGTAcggcaaattgtcaaaatggcccGTGAGGTGCTGTTGGCTGAGGACCACTGACATGGAATATTGCTTGGAATTATACTTGACAGTTGATAAATGGGTTTtcacatttattatttttttttaattagtgaaaTGAAACATTACGAATTGTGTGAGTAAAAGAAAATGAAACTATGTAACAAAAAACACCATAATGCTGTAAATAGGataaatttaagagcgagtttttcaccaatgtgtaacaggtcgtatcgaggtgctccgatttggatgaaactttcagcgtttgtttgtctatacatgatatatgagccctctacgacaaagggaagtggggtaaaacggggttttaaatttgaggtcgaaaaaacataaaaaaacttaaaattgctcgcatttccgtaaaactgcatcaattccaactctcttggatgcattcgaaaggtctttcgaagccctttaaaatgtgccatagacatccaggatttgtttgactttttctcatagctttttgcaaattactgtcaaaaatggatttttttaaaaccttaatatctttttgcaacagcctccaacacccatactcccataggtcaaaagatagctaattttatggactataagcctatggtattaactttttggccaatcgcagtttttctcatagttcttcaatttttctagaacaaaaattttacaacgttagttttacccctgtaggccgccatagcgaccctttttggtctcaattttgtcatattcggaatcctcggacaatttcacgtaagttagaagtattggagttgtaaatttgtttggaaaaatttccatttaaaatgaattaaaatattttttaacaatttgattgattaggggtaaaacaggtattcgcctacttcagagtttctcaaccttttcttgGCTAGGTACCCCTTTTCTTTTTGCTTAAGCTGCTGGTACCCCttagtttttaaacatgattttttttcgcttatagagtttttttaaattccaaatatcgtttttttttgtatgagaaacataaattttggagaaaaaaaatctgtttaaatgTTCTGTAACTCTAACTCGGGAgacattgatagaatttaaactaaatctggaattttcttggaccaattttttttttgcttcctgggtgtttttgaaaccgcattgggttattaaaaaacacttaaaatgaaaaaatatgttattaaatatttaaaaaaaatcgaaaaatattgttaatagATTAAAGTTTGTGTCTagaattgttttaaaacaaGTACTGGGTAGGCCAAACAATGCccatgtaggggaaagtggggcaagctaaggaaatgctcgttaaaatccattaaaaacgttaaaaaaatctgtcgaaTTTTTTGATAGTCATCTtgtgactaagactttgatagaacaagtttctaaaaaatccagtttttcacgataaaaaatagattataaaattattgattttcagtacgttttactcaactagtggggcaagacgaacaacc
Coding sequences:
- the LOC120424643 gene encoding esterase B1-like; translation: MDVEHPVVPTQYGPVRGVRKLAATGVDYYSFQRIPYVQPPVGELRFKDAQPPKPWTEPLDCTVQGPGGYQYSKLLNKIIGSEDSLHMNVFTKNLNSKQLLPVMLYIHGGAFMRGSSGVEMYGPDYLIQKDVVFVSFNYRIGALGFISFDSPVLGLPGNAGLKDQNLALRWVVDNIANFGGDPKNITLFGESAGGCSVHYHMVSDLSRGLFQRAIVMSGCVLNNWSVVPRRKFSERLAKALGWNGQGGERAALEVLVKADPESIVREQEVLLNENEIENRILFSFGPVIEPYVTKNCMIPKDPVEMCREAWSNEIDILIGGNSEEGLFCLNGIKENPAIMSNLKDFEYLVPLELDLVRTSQRCKHVGKQMKKFYYGETEPSFENREGYLTLMTDKLFLHGLHRTILSRLNSKKPSKTFLYRFSVDSDTYNHYRIVFCDKNVRGTAHADDLSYIFKNVFNDPPAKDTFEHRAMMNMVGLFSTFASNNGNPNGELINEWESIATPTGPFKCLNINNDGLQFIEYPEQERMQFWDSLYSKDKLY
- the LOC120424642 gene encoding aldehyde oxidase 1-like, with product MEVIFTINGKLFKVNPHQVPIETSLGSFIRKNAQLSGTKLVCREGGCGACIVNVNSEHPVTKELQSWAVNSCLLPVFSCHGLDIVTVEGIGNKTKGFHAVQQRLAHFNGTQCGYCSPGMVMNMYSLLESKGGQVTMQEVENAFGGNLCRCTGYRPILDAFKSLAVDAEPCLKVACQDIEELPKICQNTGKPCQGRCGPLAKKGLHLVFENQREWHKVYNVQDVFAILEKIGSRPYMLVAGNTAHGVYRRSDSLEVFIDISSIEELKYHSLGSSSLTVGASATLTQLLQILTEAAVKSTDFRYCTELAKHVDFIANVPVRNAGTIAGNLWMKNQHNGFPSDLFLILAAVGAKLTIAEAGGKLNTVLVEDFPKLNLNKKVILNVVLPPLNANKFEFRSFKVMPRAQSVHAYVNAAFLFEFNADKSLVTSASLCFGGINSTFIHASNTENFVRGKNIFSDEVLQNAFTILSSEIAPEEKPGDSSVEYRKLLTTTLLYRAILDIASKHQIPITSKYQSAAQGLHRPLTTSKQEFQTIQKNWPMNKDVPKVEGLAQTVGEAKYIEDLPNVPNELYGALVLATRPRCKILSIDPEQAMNLDGVHGFYSAKDIPGRNDFMPTELDNAEVEEIFCSGEVLYYGQPIGVILAETFELAHRAAKLVQVSYGEPDGEPVLATLKRVLDAGAQDRIHDQPYDQEGEEYGKVEGQYRKIEGRFELPGQFHFSMESQMCICVPTEDGMDVYSSTQWVDICQIAVAQALNVPENSLNFYVKRLGGAFGSKISRASQFACACAIAAHFSQRPVRLIPSLETNMEAVGKRASCISNYQVEVDGDGRICKLLNNYLEDYGCSLNEPIEWVTAQFYKNCYDASRWKLVGKAAVTNSASNTWCRGPGTNEGITMAENIMEHIAHALGKDPLEVRLANMSESHKIRELLPEFVRDVQYEQRKQEIERFNEANRWKKRGIAIVPMEYPQVFFGQMHALVSIYHIDGTVSITTAGIDMGQGVNTKVTQVAAHILGIPMSKISIKTMSSLTSPNASVSGGSMTSEAASFAVKNACEILLNRIKPVRDEFPEESWEQITQRCHKLTIDLCAMYQYKAGDIQNYQVYGLSCAEVEVDVLTGNVLVRRVDILEDTGESINPAIDVGQIEGAFVMGIGLYFTENLIYSDDNGQLLTNRTWNYHLPGAKDIPVDFRVKLLHNTFNETFVLRSKTTGEPALNMTVSLLFALRHALNSARKDAGLSDEWYTIVTPSTPEQICLAAGSKIEHLKLQ